From Bacillota bacterium, one genomic window encodes:
- a CDS encoding ABC transporter ATP-binding protein yields MAIVVSNLVYRYPNGYEALKGVNLRIEAGEQVAIIGQNGAGKTSLVKHFNGLLKPSEGQVTVNGVDTREKTTAQLARLVGYVFQNPDDQLFNSTIREELRFGPRQLGMPAEEIDKAVERVAQLTGLQDVLDKNPYDVSESARKMIAIGSVLTMDPDIIVMDEPTAGQSYDQILVLESILAYARRRGKTVITITHDMEFVARNFDRVIVMHEGQVLMDGTPREVFARPDVLAASRLRPPFLSRLSAELGLPLCFTVQELLDALAASKA; encoded by the coding sequence ATGGCCATTGTGGTGTCGAACCTGGTGTACCGGTACCCGAACGGGTACGAAGCGCTGAAAGGCGTCAACTTGCGCATTGAGGCCGGCGAGCAGGTGGCCATCATCGGGCAGAACGGCGCGGGAAAGACGTCGCTGGTCAAGCACTTCAACGGGCTGCTGAAACCGTCGGAAGGCCAGGTGACGGTCAACGGCGTCGACACGCGGGAGAAGACCACCGCCCAGCTGGCTCGCCTCGTCGGGTACGTGTTCCAAAATCCCGACGACCAGCTGTTCAATTCGACCATTCGCGAAGAGCTGCGCTTCGGGCCGCGGCAGCTGGGCATGCCGGCCGAGGAGATCGACAAGGCGGTGGAAAGGGTCGCGCAGCTCACCGGTCTGCAAGACGTGCTGGACAAGAACCCTTACGACGTCTCCGAGTCGGCCCGGAAAATGATCGCCATCGGGTCGGTGCTGACCATGGACCCGGACATTATCGTCATGGACGAGCCGACGGCCGGGCAGAGCTACGACCAAATCCTGGTTCTGGAGTCGATCCTGGCGTACGCGCGCCGGCGCGGCAAGACCGTCATCACCATCACCCACGACATGGAGTTCGTGGCGCGCAATTTCGACCGCGTCATCGTGATGCACGAAGGGCAAGTCCTGATGGACGGCACGCCGCGCGAAGTGTTCGCTCGGCCGGACGTGTTGGCCGCGAGCCGCCTGCGGCCGCCGTTCCTGAGCCGCCTCAGCGCCGAGCTGGGCTTGCCGCTCTGTTTCACCGTTCAGGAGCTTCTCGACGCGCTGGCTGCGAGCAAGGCGTGA
- a CDS encoding bifunctional 2',3'-cyclic-nucleotide 2'-phosphodiesterase/3'-nucleotidase produces the protein MSGRRYRLAVFVLILALAAAYPAVASAAELVIMATTDIHANIYAWDYYANQPSDNVGLAKIYTLVKEIRASHPNTLLFDNGDLIQGTPLASYLVANGLPAPGEVHPIIDVMNRMGYDAATLGNHEFNFGLDYALNTIAGAQFPYVLANVYHPGTQDPYFTPYVILERTIDGQPIRIGVIGFVPPQIMVWDRTNLTGKVEAGSIIEAAQRFVPEMKAKGADIVIALAHTGATPGNRSENAAYTLAEEVPGIDVIIVGHSHLEIPGPGLADVPDGKVNGVQLVQPGFWGQYLGVVTLTLEREGGTWKVVDSKAELRSTAGVEPSPEVMEWAKDVHEATVAYVNTPIGITLTPISSRASLLTDTAVIQLINDVQLYYARQWLQGTEYEDLPLLSAAAPYKSGRGGELDFTEIAAGGITIGDVASIYIYDNTVKILKITGAELKAWLEHAAQKFHQVVTPGRGEEPLYTDFRGYNFDQIDGVEYQIDITKPLGERIVNLTYQGEPVRPDQEFLIVTNNYRADGGGNFPATGANQRLVLDPGVANRELIVQYIIEHGVIEPNPDHNWSLVPNFLNHPQAQFVYELIKRGAYVGDLEGRLLLDAPLTQKVWADMVYRALGLRLAVDEPAAVVTAAQAVRDLAAYLPGSVVAAAGDDVLTQADAAQLLVGVLAVADVVSAR, from the coding sequence ATGAGTGGGCGGCGGTATCGTCTTGCCGTATTCGTTCTCATCCTTGCGTTGGCAGCCGCGTACCCGGCCGTGGCCAGCGCGGCTGAGCTCGTCATCATGGCCACCACGGACATCCACGCGAACATCTATGCGTGGGACTATTACGCCAATCAACCGAGCGACAACGTCGGTCTGGCCAAGATTTACACCTTGGTCAAAGAGATCCGGGCGAGCCATCCCAATACGCTGTTGTTCGACAACGGCGACCTGATCCAGGGTACTCCGCTGGCGTCGTACCTGGTCGCCAACGGGTTGCCCGCGCCGGGCGAAGTGCACCCCATCATCGACGTCATGAACCGGATGGGCTACGACGCGGCGACGCTGGGCAACCACGAGTTCAACTTCGGGCTTGACTACGCGCTGAATACGATCGCCGGCGCCCAATTCCCGTACGTGCTGGCCAACGTTTATCATCCGGGCACGCAGGATCCGTACTTCACGCCGTACGTCATCCTGGAGCGCACCATCGACGGCCAGCCGATCCGGATTGGCGTCATCGGCTTCGTGCCGCCGCAGATCATGGTGTGGGACCGCACCAACCTGACGGGCAAGGTGGAGGCGGGCTCCATCATCGAGGCGGCGCAGCGGTTCGTGCCTGAGATGAAGGCCAAGGGCGCGGACATCGTCATCGCCCTGGCGCACACGGGCGCGACGCCGGGCAACCGGTCGGAGAACGCGGCGTACACGCTGGCCGAAGAGGTGCCCGGCATCGACGTCATCATCGTCGGCCACTCGCACCTGGAGATCCCGGGCCCCGGCTTGGCGGACGTGCCCGACGGCAAGGTCAACGGCGTGCAGCTGGTGCAGCCGGGCTTCTGGGGCCAGTACCTGGGCGTCGTGACGCTGACGCTGGAGCGCGAAGGCGGCACCTGGAAGGTCGTGGACAGCAAGGCGGAGCTGCGCTCCACGGCCGGTGTCGAGCCGTCGCCGGAAGTCATGGAGTGGGCCAAGGACGTGCACGAGGCCACCGTGGCTTACGTGAACACGCCCATTGGAATCACGCTGACGCCCATCTCCAGCCGGGCCAGCTTGCTGACGGACACCGCGGTCATCCAGCTCATCAACGACGTGCAGCTGTATTACGCGCGGCAGTGGCTGCAGGGCACCGAGTATGAGGACCTGCCGTTGCTGTCGGCGGCGGCGCCGTACAAGAGCGGCCGCGGCGGCGAGCTGGACTTCACCGAGATCGCGGCGGGCGGCATCACCATCGGCGACGTGGCGTCCATCTACATCTACGACAACACCGTCAAGATCCTGAAGATCACGGGCGCCGAGCTGAAGGCGTGGCTGGAGCACGCCGCGCAGAAGTTCCATCAGGTCGTGACGCCGGGCCGCGGCGAAGAGCCGCTCTACACGGACTTCCGCGGCTACAACTTCGACCAGATCGACGGCGTCGAGTACCAGATCGACATCACGAAGCCGCTGGGCGAGCGGATCGTCAACCTGACGTACCAAGGCGAGCCCGTCCGGCCGGACCAGGAGTTCCTGATCGTCACCAATAACTACCGGGCCGACGGCGGCGGCAACTTCCCGGCCACGGGCGCCAACCAGCGCCTGGTGCTGGATCCGGGCGTCGCGAACCGCGAGCTGATCGTCCAGTACATCATCGAGCACGGCGTCATCGAGCCGAATCCCGACCACAACTGGTCGCTGGTGCCGAACTTCCTGAATCACCCGCAGGCGCAGTTCGTGTATGAGCTGATCAAGCGCGGCGCCTATGTGGGTGACCTGGAAGGCCGGCTGTTGCTGGATGCGCCGCTGACCCAGAAGGTCTGGGCCGATATGGTATACCGGGCGCTGGGCCTGCGGCTGGCGGTGGATGAGCCGGCGGCCGTGGTGACGGCGGCCCAGGCGGTGCGCGACCTGGCGGCCTACCTGCCCGGCAGCGTGGTGGCGGCCGCGGGCGACGATGTGCTGACGCAGGCCGACGCGGCGCAGCTGCTGGTGGGCGTGCTGGCCGTGGCGGACGTGGTCAGCGCTCGGTGA